Proteins from one Cryptomeria japonica chromosome 4, Sugi_1.0, whole genome shotgun sequence genomic window:
- the LOC131032113 gene encoding uncharacterized protein LOC131032113, with protein MAAVEKKSVVIVGGGIAGANAAKALQDFADVTLIDPKEYFEIPWAKLRCMVEPRFGERSVFLHEEYLKSGKLVISAVTSVTEEAVITATGEQVKYDYLVLATGTPYDGPPTKPERLQQMEADNKKIKDAKTVVIIGGGPTGVELAAEIAVDFPDKKVILIHRGSRLIEFVGEKASRKALAWLKSKNVEVHLNERVDLNSISDTTRSFTTRSGLSIEADCHFVCIGKKMGSSWLKDTSFVESLDERGQIKVDSSLRVEGKTNVFAAGDIINVKELKQGFCAQKHAAVIATNIKKLSKDPKQPKLSTYKASSAMAIVSLGRYTAVGQFPFGTFSGRLPGMLKSKDLFVGPTRKALGLKS; from the exons ATGGCAGCAGTGGAGAAGAAGAGTGTGGTTATTGTGGGAGGTGGAATTGCAGGGGCAAATGCTGCCAAGGCTCTGCAAGACTTTGCAGATGTCACACTTATTGATCC AAAGGAGTATTTTGAGATCCCATGGGCAAAGTTAAGGTGCATGGTGGAGCCAAGGTTTGGGGAAAGATCTGTGTTTCTGCATGAGGAGTATTTGAAAAGTGGTAAGCTTGTCATATCTGCTGTAACAAGTGTTACAGAGGAGGCTGTGATCACTGCCACAGGGGAACAAGTCAAGTATGATTATCTGGTGCTTGCCACTGGAACTCCTTATGATGGCCCTCCCACCAAACCAGAGAGACTCCAGCAGATGGAAGCAG acaataaaaagataaaagatgCCAAGACAGTTGTCATTATTGGTGGAGGACCCACTGGAGTGGAGCTTGCTGCAGAAATAGCAGTAGATTTTCCTGATAAAAAGGTGATCCTAATCCATAGGGGGTCCAGACTTATTGAATTTGTGGGGGAGAAGGCCTCCAGAAAGGCTCTGGCCTGGCTAAAGTCTAAAAATGTGGAAGTGCACCTCAATGAACGTGTTGATTTGAATAGCATTTCTGACACAACAAGAAGCTTTACCACACGCAGTGGACTGAGCATTGAAGCAGATTGTCATTTTGTGTGCATTGGCAAGAAGATGGGCTCCTCCTGGCTTAAGGACACAAGCTTTGTGGAGTCTTTGGATGAACGTGGCCAAATAAAGGTGGATAGCTCTCTCAGAGTGGAGGGAAAGACCAATGTCTTTGCTGCTGGGGATATCATCAATGTTAAG GAATTGAAGCAAGGATTTTGCGCCCAAAAGCATGCTGCAGTGATTGCAACAAATATAAAGAAACTCTCAAAGGATCCCAAGCAACCAAAGCTAAGTACCTACAAAGCAAGTTCAGCAATGGCCATTGTAAGCCTTGGAAGGTACACTGCAGTTGGGCAGTTCCCATTTGGTACTTTCAGTGGCCGCCTTCCTGGCATGTTAAAATCCAAAGACTTGTTTGTTGGACCTACTCGGAAAGCCCTTGGCCTCAAATCCTAA